The genomic region CTGGTCGCCGCCGCGCGGGCCGCGATCGCCACCGGCGCCTGCGTCGTGGGCCTCGCGCCCCGCCCGAGCCCGGTGCGCGACCTCGACGGGACCGCCGGGGTGCTCGGGGTCTTCACCGACCCGGCGACGCCGGCCGCGACCATCGAGGAGCTGGTGGCCGGGGCGGGACGCCCGGTCGTTCTGGTGATCGACGACGGGGAGGGGCTGCGCGACGCCGCGGCGTCGGAGTTCTTCGCCCGCGTGGTCAAGGGCCAGGTCGAGGGCTGCTTCCTGCTCCTGGGCGGCAACGCCGACGGCGTCGCGGCCGGGCTCAGCGGCTGGCAGGTCGAGGCAAAGAAGGCCCGGCAGGGCCTGCTGCTCTCGCCGCAGGGCATCAGCGACGGCGACCTGGTCGGCGTGCGGATCCCGCGCAACGCGCTGGGCCGCACCGTGCAGCCGGGCCGCGGCTGGCTGCACTTCGGTGACGGCGTGCTGACCCAGGTCGCCACGGTCCTCGCCTGAGACCGTCCTCGCCTGAGCGGCCCCGGACGCACGGAAGGGGTCACCGCAGGTGCGGTGACCCCAACCGGTCACGGACGCCGCCATCAGCGGCGGTCAGTCACTTCAGCGCGTTGGCCAGCTCGGTGTCGACGTTCTGGAAGGCCTCGGCGGCCTTGTTGAGGTAGGTGCCCATGCCGTCGAGGCCCTCGAGGGTCTTGCTGACGCCGGTGCTGAACTCCTCGTAGGAGCCACGGAACGCGGCGGAGGCGGTGTCGGTGACGAAGCCGCCGCTGACCAGCGCCTCGACCTGGCCCTTCAGTGCGGTGAGCTGGTTCTCGATCTCGATGCGGCCGTTGTTGAGCTTGGTCGCCTGGTCGCGCATCTGGTCGTAGGTAACGTTCACATTCGCCACGGTGGTACTCCTCGGAAGTCGGTTCTGCTCTTCGGCGGCGCCGGCACCGGGGGTGTCGACAGACACACCATCACCCTTCGCCGCGCCGATGAAACCTCCCTGCGACTAATTTCCGCGGGGGCCAGACCACGGCCGATTCGCGGCGTACGCCGCAGGCCGGTTAGACTGCTGTGGTTGCCTCGGCGAGGGAGCGCGCCCGGCCGGATCGGCCGGTTGCTCCGTGATCGACAGGGCGGGCCAGACCACTGCGCCGCACTGCTCGAGCACGAGCGTGCGGCGTTCCTCGTTGCGGGCCATCACCGATCATCTGTCGTCTGCCCCGCACCGAGGAGAACCATGTCCGCCGAGAAGATCACCGCCGAGACCCGCACCGAGTTCGGCAAGGGCGCCGCGCGCCGCATCCGCCGCGAGGACAAGGTGCCCGCCGTCATCTACGGCCACGGCAACGACCCGATCCACATCAAGCTGCCCGGCCACGCCACGATGATGGCGCTCAAGCACGGCGGCGCGAACGCGCTGCTCGAGCTCGACCTGGACGGCAAGACCCACCTGGCGCTGACCAAGCAGGTCCAGATCGACCCGATCAAGCGCCACCTCGAGCACGTCGACTTCGTCGCGGTCATCAAGGGCGAGAAGGTCACCGTCGACGTCCCGCTGCTGCTGGTCGGCGACGCCGCCCGGGAGACCCTGGTCGTCACCGAGAACCCGACCGTGCAGATCGAGGCCGAGGCCACGCACATCCCCGAGGCCATCGAGGTCTCGATCGAGGGCGCCGCGGCGGGCACCCAGATCCTGGCCTCCGACCTGCAGCTGCCGAAGGGCTCCACGCTGCTGGTCGACCCCGAGACCCTGATGGTCAACGTCACCGAGCAGCAGAGCGCCGCGTCGCTGGAGGCCGACCTGGAGGTCGCCGAGGCCGAGGCCGGCATCGAGAAGGACGAGCCCGAGACCGAGGGTGACAGCGAGGCCGCCACCGAGGAGTGACCCTCCTCCGCTGGCGCACGAACCCCAGGAAGGGCCGGGACCCCATGTCCGACGACACCGACGGCACTGCCGTCTGGCTGGTTGTCGGGCTCGGGAATCCCGGCCCGACCTATGCCGGGCACCGGCACAACATCGGCTACCTCGTCAACGACGAGCTGGCCAAGCGGATGGGCTCGGGCTTCCGGGCCCACAAGACCGGCCGGGCCGACGTGGTCGAGGGCCGGCTCGGCGCGCCGGGGACCGGGGCGCCACGCGTGGTGCTGGCCCGGCCCCGCTGCTACATGAACGAGGTCGGTGGCCCGGTCAAGGCCCTGGCGACGTTCTACAAGGTCCCGCCCGCTCGGATCGTCGCCGTCCATGACGAGCTCGACCTGCCCTTCGACACGATGCGGGTCAAGCTCGGCGGCGGCGACAACGGGCACAACGGGCTGAAGTCGATGCGGTCCTCCCTCGGCACCGGCGACTTCCACCGGGTCCGGGTCGGCATCGGCCGGCCTCCGGGCCGACAGGACGTCGCCGACTTCGTGCTGTCGAACTACTCCGCAGCCGAGCGGAAGGTGCTGCCGTTCTGCGTGGACACGGCCGCCGACGCGGTCGAGTCGCTGGTCAGCCACGGCCTCGAGCGCACCCAGCAGCAGTTCAACTCCTGATGGCGGGCCGGGCGGCCGGCACCCCTGCCACCTGGTCGGCACCAGCACGCCTACCGGGCCGCGGCCTGGATCCGGAGCGGCTGCTGCGGTCCCTGCTCGCGGGCGAGGGTCTGCTGCCCGGTTAGGGTGGCGCCCGTGACCTTCGACCCCGGAACGCCGCCCCCGAACGCCCTGCTCGCCGGATCGGGGCTCGCCGGATCGGGGCTCGCCGGAGCCGGCGACGACCACGCCCTCGCGGCCTGGCTCGCCGAGGCCGCCGGCGGGCGGCTGCTCGAGGTGCGCGGCGAGGGCCTGGAGGGCCGCGAGCTCAAGGACGCCGGCGACCAGGCGGCGCACGAGCTGCTGATGCGGCTGCTGGCCGAGTACCGCCCCGACGACGCCGTGCTCTCCGAGGAGGGCAAGGACGACAAGGTCCGCCTCGGGGCCGACCGGGTCTGGATCGTCGACCCGCTGGACGGGACCCGGGAGTTCTCCGAGGTGCCGCGCGACGACTGGGCCGTGCACGTCGCGCTGTGGGAGCGCACCGCCGAGGGCGGGGACCTGACCGCCGGCGCGGTCGCCCAGCCGGCGCTGGGGGAGACCTTCGGCACCGGGACGCCTCCCGTCCTCGCGCCGCGCACCTCGCCGCGGCCCCGGATCGCGGTCTCGCGCAGCCGCCCGCCGGCGTTCGTGCCGGTGCTTGCCGAGGAGATCGACGCCGAGCTGGTGGCGATGGGGTCGGCCGGGGTGAAGGTGATGTCGGTCGTGCGGGACCTCACCGACGCCTACGTGCACGCCGGGGGCCAGTACGAGTGGGACTCCGCCGCGCCGGTGGCCGTCGCCCGGGCGGCCGGGCTGTTCACGTCCCGGATCGACGGCAGCCCGCTGCAGTACAACCAGGAGGACGTCTACCTCCCGGACCTGATCGTGTGCCGTCCCGAGCTCGCCGACACGATCCTCGACTTCGTCGCCCGGCACGGCGTCACCTCCGCCGGCTGAGCAGTCCGCCACCCGTGAGCACCGAGCGACTCCTCGGCGCCCTGGCGCTCGCGCTGGTCGCAGTCGCGGGCCTGGGCCACCTCGCGTCCCGGACCGTGCTGGCCGAGCCGGCTCCGCCCGCGACCGTGCGCCCGCAGTACGTCGCGGCGCCCGCCCCGGCGCGCGCGCTGGAGCCCGTCGTACCGCCGGGTGAGCCGGTGGGCGTGCCCCGCCTGGACCCGGCCTGGCTGTCGGCGACCTCGGCGTCCTCGGGCGTGCCGGAGCCGGCGCTGCGGGCCTACGCCACCGCCCAGCTCGCGGTGGACCGGTCCTGCGCCCTGGGCTGGACGACGCTGGCCGGCATCGGGTGGGTGGAGTCCCAGCACGGCACCATCGACGGCCGGGTGCTGGGTGCGGACGGCACGTCGGACCGCCCGATCCTCGGGCCGGCGCTGGACGGCAGCGGCGACTTCGCCGCGATCCCGGCGACGCCGGAGAGCTCGGCCTGGCACGGGAACGACCGGTGGGACCACGCCGTGGGGCCGATGCAGTTCATTCCGTCCACCTGGCGGACCTGGGCCGCGGACGGCGACGGCGACGGGCGCGCCGACCCCAACGACCTCGACGACGCCGCCCTGGCGGCGGCCCGCTACCTGTGCGCCGACGGGCACGATCTGACGACCGGCCAGGGGTGGGCCGACGCGGTGTTCTCCTACAACCACGCGCAGGTGTACGTCGACGACGTGCACGCCGCGGCGACCGACTACGCGGAGCGGACCGGCTGAGCGACCCCCCAATATTGGTGAACGCCCGGTTGACGGAGTCTCCCGGACCCGGCGGCGACGCACGCTCTGCTCAGCGATGGCCCGCGTTGCTCAGGTGGCCGTGGTCGCTCTCGGACGGGGTGCAAGGGGTGTGCGATGACGGGGTGCGTGCTGATGGTGAGCAGCCAGGGGGGCCACCTGGCCCAGCTCCTGGCGCTGCGGTCGTGGTGGGGGGAGCGGGACCGGCTGTGGGTCTGTCCCGACACCGCCGACGTCGCGGACCGGCTCTGCGGCGAGCGCGTCGTGCACTCGCACGCCCCGACCACCCGCAACCTGCCGAACCTGCTGCGCAACGCCGTGCTGGGGGCCCGGGTGCTGTGGCGCGAGCGGCCGTGCCTGGTCGTCAGCGCCGGGGCCGGAGTGGCGGTGCCGTTCTTCGCGGTGGCCTGGCTGCTGCGCATCCCGACCGTGTTCATCGAGGTCTACGACCGGGTCGACACCCCGACGATGACCGGGCGGCTCTGCGGCCCGTTCACCACCCGCCGGATCGTGCAGTGGGACAGCCAGCTCGCCTTCTACCCGGACGCGCGCCTGGTCGGACCCCTCCTGTGAGCGGCCTCGTGGTGGCGCTGGTCGGCACCGACCACCACCCCTTCGAGCGGCTGGTCCAGTGGGTCGACGCGGCCGCGGCGTGCCGCCCCGGCGTCCGGTTCGTCCTCCAGCACGGGTCGAGCCGGGCCCCCGAGGTGGCCGAGGGGCACGCCTCGCTCGCCCACGACCACCTCGTCGAGCTGCTCGCCCAGGCCAGCGCGGTGATCTGCCACGGCGGCCCCGGCACCATCATGGACGCCCGCGACGCCGGCCACCGGCCGCTCTGCGTGCCCCGCGACCCCCGCCGGGGCGAGCACGTCGACGGCCACCAGCTGCGGTTCGCCGAGGTCGTCGCCGCGGCCGGGGTGGTCCGCGCGGTCGGCAGCCTGCCGCAGCTGGACCGCGAGCTCGACCTGCTGCTCGCGGCCCCCCGAGGCGCGGTCTCCGGGCGGGCGGAGCAGGACGGTGTCGCGGCCCGGGCCGCCCGCGAGCTGCTCGCCGCCGAGCTCGACGCGCTGCTGTCCGCGCGCCCGCGCCGCTGGGCACGGGGAGCCCGGGCGGCCCGCTGAGCCCGTTCTGGGCCGGCCCGTCGCGGGGTCCCTAAATTCGGGCAACTGCGGGCCGTGGGGCCGCTGGCACGCGCCGCCGCTGCGAGGGTCGCGGCAGGGTCCCGGAGACGGGACCGTCCGTCCAGCCGCGGGGGTTCCTGTGTCCATCCACCGTCGTTCCGCCCGCGCTCGGCGCGGCCCCGCCCGGATCCTCCTCGCCCTGGTCGGCGCGCTCGTGCTGAGCGGGCTGACGTCCTGGGCGGCCGCGCCGCCCGCGGCGGCCGCCGTCGGCGAGCTCGCGTTCGTCGGCAGCACCACCGGGGCCGGCAACGGCACGGCGCAGGCCGTCCGGCTGCCGGCGGGGACCCAGGCCGGGGACCGGCTGCTGGTCTTCCTCACGGCGAACACCACCACGACGCCCACGCCCCCGGCGGGCTGGACCGAGATCCAGGTCCGCGACGGCGACGGCACCAGCGGCCGGGCCTGGACCCGGGTCGCGACCGCCGGCGACGCCGGCGCCAATGTCCGCGTCACCACGCCGGTGGCGGTGAAGTGGGTGCTCTCGAGCGCCGTCTACCGCGGCGAAGGCACCACACCGACCGTGGACGTCTCCGCGAGCGCGGCCCAGAACTCCCGGGCCAGCACCC from Nocardioides pantholopis harbors:
- a CDS encoding WXG100 family type VII secretion target, with the protein product MNVTYDQMRDQATKLNNGRIEIENQLTALKGQVEALVSGGFVTDTASAAFRGSYEEFSTGVSKTLEGLDGMGTYLNKAAEAFQNVDTELANALK
- a CDS encoding 50S ribosomal protein L25/general stress protein Ctc encodes the protein MSAEKITAETRTEFGKGAARRIRREDKVPAVIYGHGNDPIHIKLPGHATMMALKHGGANALLELDLDGKTHLALTKQVQIDPIKRHLEHVDFVAVIKGEKVTVDVPLLLVGDAARETLVVTENPTVQIEAEATHIPEAIEVSIEGAAAGTQILASDLQLPKGSTLLVDPETLMVNVTEQQSAASLEADLEVAEAEAGIEKDEPETEGDSEAATEE
- the pth gene encoding aminoacyl-tRNA hydrolase; translation: MSDDTDGTAVWLVVGLGNPGPTYAGHRHNIGYLVNDELAKRMGSGFRAHKTGRADVVEGRLGAPGTGAPRVVLARPRCYMNEVGGPVKALATFYKVPPARIVAVHDELDLPFDTMRVKLGGGDNGHNGLKSMRSSLGTGDFHRVRVGIGRPPGRQDVADFVLSNYSAAERKVLPFCVDTAADAVESLVSHGLERTQQQFNS
- a CDS encoding 3'(2'),5'-bisphosphate nucleotidase CysQ, which codes for MTFDPGTPPPNALLAGSGLAGSGLAGAGDDHALAAWLAEAAGGRLLEVRGEGLEGRELKDAGDQAAHELLMRLLAEYRPDDAVLSEEGKDDKVRLGADRVWIVDPLDGTREFSEVPRDDWAVHVALWERTAEGGDLTAGAVAQPALGETFGTGTPPVLAPRTSPRPRIAVSRSRPPAFVPVLAEEIDAELVAMGSAGVKVMSVVRDLTDAYVHAGGQYEWDSAAPVAVARAAGLFTSRIDGSPLQYNQEDVYLPDLIVCRPELADTILDFVARHGVTSAG
- a CDS encoding lytic transglycosylase domain-containing protein; its protein translation is MSTERLLGALALALVAVAGLGHLASRTVLAEPAPPATVRPQYVAAPAPARALEPVVPPGEPVGVPRLDPAWLSATSASSGVPEPALRAYATAQLAVDRSCALGWTTLAGIGWVESQHGTIDGRVLGADGTSDRPILGPALDGSGDFAAIPATPESSAWHGNDRWDHAVGPMQFIPSTWRTWAADGDGDGRADPNDLDDAALAAARYLCADGHDLTTGQGWADAVFSYNHAQVYVDDVHAAATDYAERTG
- a CDS encoding glycosyltransferase family protein gives rise to the protein MTGCVLMVSSQGGHLAQLLALRSWWGERDRLWVCPDTADVADRLCGERVVHSHAPTTRNLPNLLRNAVLGARVLWRERPCLVVSAGAGVAVPFFAVAWLLRIPTVFIEVYDRVDTPTMTGRLCGPFTTRRIVQWDSQLAFYPDARLVGPLL
- a CDS encoding glycosyltransferase produces the protein MSGLVVALVGTDHHPFERLVQWVDAAAACRPGVRFVLQHGSSRAPEVAEGHASLAHDHLVELLAQASAVICHGGPGTIMDARDAGHRPLCVPRDPRRGEHVDGHQLRFAEVVAAAGVVRAVGSLPQLDRELDLLLAAPRGAVSGRAEQDGVAARAARELLAAELDALLSARPRRWARGARAAR